In Necator americanus strain Aroian chromosome IV, whole genome shotgun sequence, the following proteins share a genomic window:
- a CDS encoding hypothetical protein (NECATOR_CHRIV.G14394.T2) — MLEVISAVSTAKRKWCSCRPSTFTSMSSYSNFRIAFSRVAVIVLEWRNSSRGVTVQLSKYLYVLSRDTLVVQGFHDRFCLT; from the exons atgctagagGTTATCAGTGCAGTGTCAACAGCAAAGcgtaaatggtgtagctgccgaccgtcTACCTTCACCTCCATGTCGTCctattccaactttcgcattgcgttttcgagggtggctgtgattGTTTTAG aatggcgaaattcttcCCGTggagttactgtacaactctcaaaatacctttatgtactgagcaGAGACAccctggttgtccaaggcttccatgaccgcttctgtctcacaTGA